A DNA window from Engraulis encrasicolus isolate BLACKSEA-1 chromosome 3, IST_EnEncr_1.0, whole genome shotgun sequence contains the following coding sequences:
- the si:dkey-245n4.2 gene encoding uncharacterized protein si:dkey-245n4.2 isoform X1: MERRWQTLVAVALALVLPVVTVGFNIRNERTGRCLTALKHKGRHRLELADCQPDSDGQQWHWDPESCSIKSLEADECLSAAGTYPKHDGVRLRSCHVDDGDGDDDDDYGGRSRGDTQAWTCSKKGHITLQGNRLYLSVRHNQELPVPTKTKLLHLSKERGQESQWRTLSNSTVCGEGGGGDGGRGMCLRRPPHNIELHPTTTPSMLPLSLSDSEMPLSHMQAGEGMDSPDPTGQSTNTSLPVQPLMPGQGLADFFAMDFGLPWKVTMLVLSSLALVLGFVILILSILQNRKKSVVVLKSYTRTGEESQPGSPVLHDRAPLTKNPMRTPAQTPTLIRGEILVAWKDGTVTPLFDGTYQAE; encoded by the exons ATGGAAAGAAGATGGCAGACACTTGTTGCTGTCGCCCTTGCACTTGTTTTACCAG TTGTGACTGTTGGGTTCAACATCAGGAACGAGCGGACCGGCAGGTGTCTCACAGCCCTGAAACACAAAGGGCGGCACAGGCTGGAGCTGGCTGACTGTCAACCAGACTCCGATGGGCAACAGTGGCACTGGGACCCAGAAAGCTGCTCCATCAAAAGCCTCGAGGCAGACGAATGCCTGAGCGCAGCTGGAACTTACCCCAAACACGACGGCGTCCGCTTGCGCAGTTGTCACGTtgatgatggggatggggatgatgatgatgattatggcgGCCGAAGTAGGGGGGATACCCAGGCTTGGACCTGCTCCAAGAAGGGCCACATCACTCTACAAGGCAACCGGCTCTATCTGAGTGTCAGGCATAACCAAGAGCTCCCAGTCCCTACCAAGACCAAGCTGCTCCACCTGTCCAAGGAGAGAGGCCAGGAGAGCCAGTGGAGGACCCTGAGCAACAGCACTGTTTGTGGGGAgggcggtggtggtgatgggggtaggGGCATGTGTCTCCGGCGACCACCACACAACATCGAGCTGCATCCCACAACCACACCGTCCATGCTGCCCTTGTCTCTCTCAGACAGTGAGATGCCTCTGAGTCACA TGCAAGCGGGGGAGGGTATGGACTCTCCTGATCCCACAGGACAGAGCACCAACACGAGCCTTCCTGTCCAGCCCCTCATGCCTGGCCAAGGCCTGGCGGACTTCTTTGCCATGGACTTTG GACTGCCCTGGAAGGTGACCATGCTGGTCTTAAGTTCCCTGGCTCTTGTTTTGGGATTTGTCATCCTGATACTCAGCATTCTCCAGAACAG GAAGAAGAGCGTGGTGGTGTTGAAGTCCTACACGCGTACGGGCGAGGAGAGTCAGCCGGGCTCCCCCGTGCTCCACGACCGCGCGCCCCTCACCAAGAACCCCATGCGTACCCCCGCCCAGACCCCCACTCTCATCCGCGGCGAGATCCTGGTGGCATGGAAGGATGGCACCGTCACCCCACTGTTCGATGGCACCTACCAGGCAGAGTGA
- the si:dkey-245n4.2 gene encoding uncharacterized protein si:dkey-245n4.2 isoform X2: MERRWQTLVAVALALVLPVVTVGFNIRNERTGRCLTALKHKGRHRLELADCQPDSDGQQWHWDPESCSIKSLEADECLSAAGTYPKHDGVRLRSCHVDDGDGDDDDDYGGRSRGDTQAWTCSKKGHITLQGNRLYLSVRHNQELPVPTKTKLLHLSKERGQESQWRTLSNSTVCGEGGGGDGGRGMCLRRPPHNIELHPTTTPSMLPLSLSDMQAGEGMDSPDPTGQSTNTSLPVQPLMPGQGLADFFAMDFGLPWKVTMLVLSSLALVLGFVILILSILQNRKKSVVVLKSYTRTGEESQPGSPVLHDRAPLTKNPMRTPAQTPTLIRGEILVAWKDGTVTPLFDGTYQAE, translated from the exons ATGGAAAGAAGATGGCAGACACTTGTTGCTGTCGCCCTTGCACTTGTTTTACCAG TTGTGACTGTTGGGTTCAACATCAGGAACGAGCGGACCGGCAGGTGTCTCACAGCCCTGAAACACAAAGGGCGGCACAGGCTGGAGCTGGCTGACTGTCAACCAGACTCCGATGGGCAACAGTGGCACTGGGACCCAGAAAGCTGCTCCATCAAAAGCCTCGAGGCAGACGAATGCCTGAGCGCAGCTGGAACTTACCCCAAACACGACGGCGTCCGCTTGCGCAGTTGTCACGTtgatgatggggatggggatgatgatgatgattatggcgGCCGAAGTAGGGGGGATACCCAGGCTTGGACCTGCTCCAAGAAGGGCCACATCACTCTACAAGGCAACCGGCTCTATCTGAGTGTCAGGCATAACCAAGAGCTCCCAGTCCCTACCAAGACCAAGCTGCTCCACCTGTCCAAGGAGAGAGGCCAGGAGAGCCAGTGGAGGACCCTGAGCAACAGCACTGTTTGTGGGGAgggcggtggtggtgatgggggtaggGGCATGTGTCTCCGGCGACCACCACACAACATCGAGCTGCATCCCACAACCACACCGTCCATGCTGCCCTTGTCTCTCTCAGACA TGCAAGCGGGGGAGGGTATGGACTCTCCTGATCCCACAGGACAGAGCACCAACACGAGCCTTCCTGTCCAGCCCCTCATGCCTGGCCAAGGCCTGGCGGACTTCTTTGCCATGGACTTTG GACTGCCCTGGAAGGTGACCATGCTGGTCTTAAGTTCCCTGGCTCTTGTTTTGGGATTTGTCATCCTGATACTCAGCATTCTCCAGAACAG GAAGAAGAGCGTGGTGGTGTTGAAGTCCTACACGCGTACGGGCGAGGAGAGTCAGCCGGGCTCCCCCGTGCTCCACGACCGCGCGCCCCTCACCAAGAACCCCATGCGTACCCCCGCCCAGACCCCCACTCTCATCCGCGGCGAGATCCTGGTGGCATGGAAGGATGGCACCGTCACCCCACTGTTCGATGGCACCTACCAGGCAGAGTGA